In Ignavibacteria bacterium, a single genomic region encodes these proteins:
- a CDS encoding transcriptional repressor — MNDRIKNSFIEYLKKNNHRITNERFLILDSALSMEKHFDADELYNKMKLEYIKVSRATVYNTLELMNKCKILTKHNFKGDRARYEKKYGRKNHYHIICLKCNKIIEFENSSIEKTLTKLCNSRNMVLFDHSIQVFASCKDDSGCKGLQRN, encoded by the coding sequence TTGAACGACAGAATTAAAAATAGTTTCATAGAATATTTAAAGAAAAACAATCACAGAATCACTAACGAGAGATTTCTTATTCTTGATTCAGCACTTTCTATGGAGAAACATTTTGATGCCGATGAATTGTACAATAAAATGAAGCTTGAATACATAAAAGTTTCGAGAGCTACTGTTTACAATACACTCGAACTTATGAATAAATGCAAGATTCTGACTAAACATAATTTCAAAGGTGATAGAGCACGATACGAGAAAAAATATGGCAGAAAGAATCATTACCATATTATATGCCTTAAGTGTAATAAAATAATTGAATTTGAAAACAGTTCAATCGAAAAAACGCTTACAAAATTGTGCAATTCAAGAAATATGGTGCTTTTTGATCACTCAATTCAAGTATTTGCGTCATGCAAAGATGATTCGGGCTGTAAAGGTTTGCAAAGAAACTGA